The DNA window atccacacaaacaccttcAGATCATTGTAGCATGCAATATGCACATCATGACCCAGGACAACAGACCCTGCTGATACAAGTGCCAGGCAAGCAGACTTGAGGTAGTGGAACGTTTATTTACAACCAAATGGCCACAATggaggaaaaaataaaatagacaATCTAATTCACCATAATTCATGCAGACTAAAATACGGTGGCAGAAGTATACCAAAAGTCTAAAATAGAAGTGTAAAATCCTGAGAGGAACTTTAGGAATGTTCTGCACAATGCTGCCTACTTGTAGAActgaaaaatatatttatatatacccCCACAAGTTCCCCTTGTCCCCCTACCCATCCTACtaaacattacaaaaaattaAAACGCAAAAAACCTACAAGAACAAGCATTTGTAGTTCAGATTTAAAGACTTACCCCATCTGCCtgccctcacccacccctccccttaCGGAACCCACCCCATTTCCACCCCCAACCTCACCCATTTAGAGAAAAACCAGAGTACAAGAAAGAAGTGTTCTTAAGCACGCTCCCCTCGGATTCGCCGTGCCAGCTGGATGTCCTTGGGCATGATGGTCACACGCTTGGCGTGGATGGCGCACAAGTTGGTATCCTCAAAGAGACCCACCAGGTACGCCTCACTGGCCTCCTACAACAGTGAAAGAACAAAGAGTAAGCAATTGcgccacacacatatacagcttCAGATATTTAACACTGCCATGAATTACGAGCTCATTTACATAATGAGCATCGGAAATACTAAGACAGTAGTGCAAGAGCCGGCGAAGTTCAGAGTTTCAAATGCCCGATTATGTTGTTCAGCTATATGGCCCAGCCACTTGACATGCAGACTAACGCTTGGCTGAAAGCAGCCATTCAGAGGGCAACTGGTCTTCCACAAGTTCCAAAGAGATAATGGAAGGTTCAAAATTTTATTTAATGACTGCTCTGATGGGAATGGAGTTTTAGGCAAGGACCATTTATGTGCATTGTCCATTTTCAAATCAACTTGCTCACATCTGAACTTGGCCCCAAGAAGCACGATACATACATGGTTCAAAGTAATCCAATCCTTACCTGCAGGGCTCCAATGGCTGCGCTCTGGAAACGCAGATCAGTCTTGAAGTCCTGAGCAATCTCACGAACAAGACGCTGGAAGGGCAGCTTGCGGATGAGCAACTCTGTGGACTTTTGGTACCGACGGATCTCTCTCAGAGCCACAGTTCCTGGTCTGTGTGACAACAAGCAATTTCGATCAATGCAAGAATTCAAGTCAGTTTCAGTACAAATGAGGTTTTTTTCCAACTTTTATAGTAGGCTACAGAGAATCTAAGTCAAAAGTCTCAGCAGCAATACTATTTGAATGTATCAAACATCAATAAAATGGTGCAAATTCATGCATACACTACAAAATATTAAAATGTGAATCCTCCAAGAAGGAATGCGAAGGCAATGGACAAATCAGTGGGCGACTCGGGATCCATGCTTACCGGTATCTGTGGGGCTTCTTGACTCCACCGGTAGAGGGGGCGCTCTTCCTGGCAGCTTTGGTGGCCAGCTGCTTACGGGGAGCCTTGCCTCCGGTGGACTTACGGGCGGTCTGCTTGGTACGTGCCATGGCACTGAAACAACTGGACTGCTTTCAGCTATTGGAGAGGGAACCCAAATGGAACATATTAGTTTGTTCGACTAGTGACAACCGGTTGACATCCTAGTTACACGCCAACTACAACTGTTGCAGTGAAGTTATGTAATCACACAACGACCTTAATGCCCTGCCGTTTTTTCCTCTCTGCCGATTATCCATTCATGACGGGGAAGCGGGGGTGGGGAAGTAGTGCTCATCGGTCGTGTTGCCAGGCAAAACCCCAtgacaacacacgcacacattcccGCTCTCATTCGCACTcgcagatacaaacacacacaaaccaaatacAGGCGGAGGGCGCCATTGAGGCAGAGCCAAATTTAGCAGCGCATTAGCATTGTCCCACTTGCGACATCAAAAAAAGTAAACAAGCGTGAAATATTTCAACCCTGTGCCCACATGTGGCTCTGCCCAGAACAATTACATTCAGAATTCCAAGTGTGAAGATTGTGGATTACAGCGACTCTTCAACAACATTTGAGGTTGATGTTCTTCCGCAGTCACACCAAAAATCCAACCCAAACGAAGCGCTTGAGGCAATTTGGCCAAATCTGCCTGCTTGAAAACACTAACGTTACGCGTAGCACGTTTCACTAACATAAGGAATCCCACTCTGACGTCCGTAAGAACAGACGAAAGAAATTTGGCGGGACAAATCCACATTAAATATCCACTAAAAATCTGTTGCACCCTTTGGCCACCATTACACgacaaccaacacacacgtttcctTTCCTTTCGTTGGGGTATTTTTGTAACATGGCGTCCTCGCCTAACAATCCCACTTCTTTGTCTGACCAATGTATATGAAACGCCGAATAATCCCGCCAACAAGATATTATCGTAATCGAATGAGTCAGAACACTTACATATGTAAACATGCAACTATTACAATAAACTATTCTACAGACCGAGATAGACGTCGAATTAATCTCACACATATATTGCATATGGTCAGCTAATGAAGAGTTTAGCCGTTTGAGGCAGCTCGCAATCCAGCTAGCTTTGTTAGCGCGCTACGTAGCTAAGGTTAGCTTTCAAAACCTTTTCGAGAAAACTCACAACTAAATAGGGACAATCGCCATTACATAAAGGCAACCATGAAGACATAATCGGACTACATCATCTAAAAGTTACAGCACTTGAAGAACATTATAAGAAAAGAGTAGACATCGGGTATTAACTTACAAGGACTTGCTCCGGTCAATCCGAAAAGCCAAAACAAGCTATATCGTTCAGTAGGTTGACGACTTCCCCCTATTTATATCCCTAATGACGTTTTCACAAGAGCCCCCGCCCATGCACCCTCTCATTCGTTAGCGTCACTTTATTGACAGTTCGCACTGAACTACCTAGATACCGCAATCGCCGACATAATTCGTATAATTTCAACTCTCTCAAACTGTCTGCAAACGTTTGACAATGCACATGGCTGCAATGTCCGTGTCATAGTTTGATAAAGATTCAGCAGAACACCTCTGACCTTTCGAATCCCATTGACCCTTGACCAAGCGGAACCTTTCTATAGAATATTCTGTTGATGGGGGAAGCTTGCGTTGCACCAGACAAAAAGCATGATGGACATGGGTAGGTTTGGTATGTTTACATGTTGAAATGTAATACTGTCGAATCTTTCCAAACGTTGCTCCTTTGCCTGCGAGACTTTGTTCATAAGAAACCGAAATCCGTTCAACCAGGAACACCATAGGTTGAGATAGAGAGTTAAAAGTCGATTCCACTGTGAGAATCAACTAAACAACAGGTTGACTTCGTTTTTACTCTGCATTCGTACGTGTCGTTTCTACTGACAGATTGTGAACCTTGATTAACTGTGTTTGGAGACTTAGCGCAATTAGTTCGGCAGCCCTTCCTATGCAACCCGAATGACGAAAACACAAGGAGAATCgggacaaggtgtgtgtgtgtgtgtgtgtgtgtgtgtgtgtgtgtgtgtgtgtgtgtgtgtgtgtgtgtcagtctgtctgtctgtctgtctgtctgcctgtctgcctgtaaGCTTAATGATCCATTTTACGTTCATAAATTGTCAACTTTTCACTCAACTACATAACATCTACATGTCTTGCTTTGCCCTGTCGACTTTAATTAATGTGTATGTACAGGCTTTCACTGGAAGCGCAGTGACAACTCCTTCGCCTTCAACTTCCAACCACAAGGAGCTTCTGCACAGCCTCAGACCGCAGCTCCTGTCTTGGAGACACCACCACAGGCGTCAGGATTCACCTTTAACTTTCAGATCCCCGCAGCATCTGTATGCAACACCATGGAGGTAGCACCAGAGGCTGCCCCGAACACTGAAGATGTATCTCACAGCACAGGTGCACCACCATCCTCCAAGtccaagaaaaagaagaagaagaagggggaaGGAGGTGGTTCAGCCAGCGCTGCAAAAATACCTGGACCTCCTCCAGAAGCTCAACAGGAGAGCTCTGAGTTGGTATGGCtccacacagtacatacacacacacacacacacacacacacacacacacgagactgACTGTACAACATTGCACAGTGACATGTCCAAATCATAGACCAATTGATCAAAATTGATAACAGGAAATTGTGCTTGTGTCTTAGACACCAGAACAACAGCTAAATCGTGAGCTTGACTGGTGTATAGAACAGCTTGAGTTGGGCCTACGGACACGGAAAACCACACCAAAGCAAAGTAAGTGAAtacaaatgtatgtgtgagtcagAGAAAACTGCATATAGTCTGTTCATTCTGCAGTTTGTGAACTGCTATGATGGACAGCAAGATAGTATGTAGAATGAAATTGTATGTGGtcataataagtgtgtgtgtgtgtgtgtgtgtgtgtgtgtgtgtgtgtgtgtgtgattagctgAAGAGTCTGTTCGTGCTCTGAAGACCCTGCGCAGTCCTAAAGCTCCGCTGATCAAGAAAAGGCAGGTGATGCGTGCTGTTGCAGGGGACTACCGCAGCAAGATGGAGCAGGAGAAAGACAAGCAGTTCAAGTTGATTCAGTCCTGTAAGTGGAATTTCGGTTTCTCACCACCAGCACAGTGTCTGTTGATTCCATTGATTTAGTCTGGCAATAGTGCCACTAGGGCGTGCTATTGGCAAAATGGGAATCACAAAAAGAGTTGCCTTTCCTTACACAAATACTCATTCAGAACACAGATACTGTGTATCATTTAAGTCTTGTTAAACCTGGAGAGGAGATATAATATACATCTACAATTGATATTATTTTGAATGTTCTACCCACATTTTCCTAAATGAAACAAGAGTGTTTGGGGTTATGAGTGATTCTGATGAAATGTTTTCCTTTTGCCTCTCTGTATCCGTCAGCAATCAGTTCAGCACGGGTAAAAACTGTTGCTGAACCTGCCCGGAAGCCCGTGTTCCACCGGAAAGCCGGACCCAAAGTTACACAAgagcacacaaccacacagaatACAGATGCTGCGCACACGCAGGCCACCACGGTGCCCTCTGACAGCACGGAGGGACAGCCTCAGGAGTCACAGGGTTTCATTTTCAAGCCCTCTCAAGAGGAGTTCTGCTTCAACTTCTTGTGACTCCACAAGTGCCAGAACCATGAAATTGGAAAGAGTTCCGAATTCTATGCCCAGAATCAGAGTCAACAATTGGTCTCTCTGGCAATGAATTAAACAGAATTCAGGTGATTCTGAATATGGAATTTGCTattatggaggaggtggagtggaATGTCTTAGAGTTCTGAAGAGAACCATTCTGGACTTTTTATCTTATTTCCTGTGTTTGTGCCAGAgccatgtatgtgtgcgtgtgaatgaaTACTCAAACACTTGCATGTGGACTGAGACTTTTATTTTTGTGACCTAAAACAATTTCATCAGAAGAATAAACAGAATTCTCCAACACTATCATGAATAATTCTGTACTTTGTTAATCATTGAATTTCAGTGACATGAGCCAACCCTCAATTTTTTTTCC is part of the Sardina pilchardus chromosome 22, fSarPil1.1, whole genome shotgun sequence genome and encodes:
- the c22h8orf33 gene encoding UPF0488 protein C8orf33 homolog — translated: MTKTQGESGQGFHWKRSDNSFAFNFQPQGASAQPQTAAPVLETPPQASGFTFNFQIPAASVCNTMEVAPEAAPNTEDVSHSTGAPPSSKSKKKKKKKGEGGGSASAAKIPGPPPEAQQESSELTPEQQLNRELDWCIEQLELGLRTRKTTPKQTEESVRALKTLRSPKAPLIKKRQVMRAVAGDYRSKMEQEKDKQFKLIQSSISSARVKTVAEPARKPVFHRKAGPKVTQEHTTTQNTDAAHTQATTVPSDSTEGQPQESQGFIFKPSQEEFCFNFL
- the h3f3d gene encoding H3 histone, family 3D, with amino-acid sequence MARTKQTARKSTGGKAPRKQLATKAARKSAPSTGGVKKPHRYRPGTVALREIRRYQKSTELLIRKLPFQRLVREIAQDFKTDLRFQSAAIGALQEASEAYLVGLFEDTNLCAIHAKRVTIMPKDIQLARRIRGERA